In Corylus avellana chromosome ca2, CavTom2PMs-1.0, the following proteins share a genomic window:
- the LOC132172883 gene encoding probable E3 ubiquitin-protein ligase BAH1-like 1, translated as MKFCKKYQEYMQGQEKKLPWLDFKKLKKILKKCRTDFHSDNAIDGLHDTQTCPHHCPLCDGTFFPSLLKEMSAVVACFNKRAQKLLGLHLASGFRKYFIWFKAKLQNNHVTLIQEGKDLVTYALINAVAIQKILKKYDKVHYSNKGQAFKSQAQSKHIEILQSPWLYELMAFHINLRESKVESVFFEGCNLTCNDDGRPSLTCELFDSVKVDIDLTCSICLDKVFDPVALTCGHIFCYMCACSAGSITIVDGLNAAEPKTKCPLCRERGVYEGAVHLDELSILLSRSYPEYWEARLQTETVERIRQIKDYWDGQCKAFLGV; from the exons atgaagttttgcaAGAAATACCAGGAGTACATGCAAGGCCAAGAGAAAAAACTTCCTTGGCTTGACTTCAAGAAGCTTAAGAAGATTTTGAAGAAGTGCCGGACCGATTTTCATTCCGACAATGCCATTGATGGACTCCATgacacccaaacatgccctcACCATTGCCCAT TGTGCGATGGAAccttctttccttctcttctcaAGGAAATGTCTGCAGTGGTAGCTTGCTTTAATAAGCGTGCCCAGAAATTGCTTGGGCTACATCTTGCTTCTGGGTTTCGGAAGTACTTTATTTGGTTCAAAGCCAAGCTACAAAATAACCATGTCACCTTAATCCAAGAAGGAAAGGACCTTGTTACTTACGCACTGATCAACGCGGTTGCAATccaaaaaatactaaagaaaTACGATAAG GTTCATTACTCTAATAAAGGTCAGGCCTTCAAATCACAAGCTCAAAGCAAGCATATTGAAATTCTTCAAAGTCCTTGGCTGTATGAGCTTATGGCTTTCCACATCAATCTAAGGGAAAGCAAGGTCGAATCAGTTTTCTTTGAGGGATGCAACCTCACATGTAATGATGATGGCCGACCCTCACTTACTTGTGAGCTCTTCGATTCCGTCAAAGTCGATATTGACCTCACTTGTTCCATATGCTTG GACAAAGTCTTTGATCCAGTTGCCCTTACTTGTGGTCACATATTCTGCTACATGTGTGCTTGCTCAGCCGGATCAATCACTATTGTTGATGGCCTAAATGCAGCAGAGCCTAAAACAAAATGCCCTCTATGTCGAGAG AGGGGAGTTTATGAAGGTGCTGTACACTTGGATGAGCTTAGTATTCTATTAAGCCGGAG TTACCCCGAGTACTGGGAGGCGCGGCTTCAAACAGAAACAGTGGAGAGGATTCGTCAGATAAAAGATTATTGGGACGGTCAGTGTAAGGCATTTCTAGGTGTCTAA